Proteins from a genomic interval of Leifsonia shinshuensis:
- the sigK gene encoding ECF RNA polymerase sigma factor SigK, producing MDDAPAAELDGLLLRTAQGDQRAFSDFYDRTAPRVLGLIRRLLIDAAQSEEVAQEVFLEAWQSAPRFDPNKGRALTWILTMAHRRAIDRIRASQASHDRDTAVGIRDLPTAFDVVAETVEVRVEHERVEVAMAKLSEAQRQAVALAYYGGLSQSEVAAELGIPLGTAKTRLRDAMIRLRDELGVTR from the coding sequence GTGGACGACGCCCCGGCGGCCGAACTCGACGGCCTCCTGCTGCGTACGGCGCAGGGCGACCAGCGCGCGTTCTCCGACTTCTACGACCGCACGGCGCCCCGGGTGCTCGGCCTCATCCGGCGACTGCTCATCGACGCGGCGCAGTCCGAGGAGGTCGCCCAGGAGGTGTTCCTGGAGGCGTGGCAATCCGCTCCGCGATTCGATCCGAATAAAGGCAGAGCGCTCACCTGGATCCTGACGATGGCCCACCGGAGGGCGATCGACCGCATCCGCGCGTCCCAGGCCTCGCACGACCGGGACACCGCGGTCGGCATCCGTGACCTGCCCACGGCGTTCGACGTCGTGGCGGAGACGGTGGAGGTCCGGGTGGAGCACGAGCGAGTGGAGGTGGCCATGGCGAAGCTGAGTGAGGCGCAGCGCCAAGCCGTCGCGCTCGCCTACTACGGCGGCCTCAGCCAGAGCGAGGTCGCGGCCGAGCTCGGCATCCCCCTCGGCACAGCCAAAACCCGGTTGCGGGATGCGATGATACGGCTGCGCGACGAACTGGGGGTGACACGATGA
- a CDS encoding anti-sigma factor — MTDDRDSVDPARLGARLGADDAREADDFEEVAAQLALAADPVEPPSAMKAALFARIAQTPQLAPEAEAAPAVAPVPHPEPSPTSIPEAPATAVASAQTPAERRAERRWFQRPGAILASAAAAVVLFVAGTFVGVALSGSDSYQQQQSAALAALNAAPDTQRSSAAINGGGTATLVWSAQLGRSALVATDLPKLAGGKTYELWYIRDGAATPAGTMDSSGHIATWRVLSGTMAPGDTVGLTVEPAGGSKQPTTKPIVAITS, encoded by the coding sequence ATGACCGACGACCGCGACAGCGTGGACCCCGCGCGCCTCGGCGCCCGCCTCGGTGCGGACGACGCGAGGGAGGCCGACGACTTCGAGGAGGTGGCCGCCCAGCTCGCCCTCGCGGCGGACCCGGTCGAGCCGCCGTCGGCGATGAAGGCCGCCCTGTTCGCCCGGATCGCCCAAACGCCGCAGCTGGCCCCGGAGGCCGAGGCGGCGCCTGCGGTGGCGCCTGTGCCGCACCCGGAGCCGAGCCCCACCAGCATCCCCGAGGCGCCGGCGACCGCTGTCGCTTCCGCTCAGACCCCGGCCGAGCGCCGTGCCGAGCGCCGCTGGTTCCAGCGCCCCGGCGCCATCCTGGCATCCGCCGCCGCTGCGGTCGTCCTCTTCGTCGCCGGCACCTTCGTGGGCGTCGCGCTCTCCGGCAGCGACTCCTACCAGCAGCAGCAGTCCGCCGCTCTGGCGGCGCTGAACGCCGCTCCGGACACCCAGCGCAGCAGCGCCGCCATCAACGGCGGGGGGACGGCGACGCTCGTCTGGTCGGCCCAGCTCGGCCGGTCCGCGCTCGTCGCCACCGACCTGCCGAAGCTCGCCGGGGGCAAGACCTACGAGCTCTGGTACATCCGCGACGGCGCGGCGACCCCCGCCGGGACCATGGACTCCAGCGGACACATCGCGACCTGGCGGGTCCTCAGCGGCACGATGGCCCCCGGCGACACCGTCGGCCTGACGGTCGAGCCGGCCGGCGGGTCGAAGCAGCCGACCACGAAGCCGATCGTCGCGATCACCTCCTGA